One region of Mus musculus strain C57BL/6J chromosome 15, GRCm38.p6 C57BL/6J genomic DNA includes:
- the Arc gene encoding activity-regulated cytoskeleton-associated protein, translated as MELDHMTTGGLHAYPAPRGGPAAKPNVILQIGKCRAEMLEHVRRTHRHLLTEVSKQVERELKGLHRSVGKLENNLDGYVPTGDSQRWKKSIKACLCRCQETIANLERWVKREMHVWREVFYRLERWADRLESMGGKYPVGSEPARHTVSVGVGGPEPYCQEADGYDYTVSPYAITPPPAAGELPEQESVEAQQYQSWGPGEDGQPSPGVDTQIFEDPREFLSHLEEYLRQVGGSEEYWLSQIQNHMNGPAKKWWEFKQGSVKNWVEFKKEFLQYSEGTLSREAIQRELELPQKQGEPLDQFLWRKRDLYQTLYVDAEEEEIIQYVVGTLQPKLKRFLRHPLPKTLEQLIQRGMEVQDGLEQAAEPSGTPLPTEDETEALTPALTSESVASDRTQPE; from the coding sequence ATGGAGCTGGACCATATGACCACCGGCGGCCTCCACGCCTACCCTGCCCCGCGGGGTGGGCCGGCCGCCAAACCCAATGTGATCCTGCAGATTGGTAAGTGCCGAGCTGAGATGCTGGAACACGTACGGAGGACCCACCGGCATCTGTTGACCGAAGTGTCCAAGCAGGTGGAGCGAGAGCTGAAAGGGTTGCACAGGTCGGTGGGCAAGCTGGAGAACAACTTGGACGGCTACGTGCCCACCGGCGACTCACAGCGCTGGAAGAAGTCCATCAAGGCCTGTCTTTGCCGCTGCCAGGAGACCATCGCCAACCTGGAGCGCTGGGTCAAGCGTGAGATGCACGTGTGGAGGGAGGTCTTCTACCGTCTGGAGAGGTGGGCTGACCGCCTGGAGTCCATGGGCGGCAAATACCCAGTGGGCAGCGAGCCGGCCCGCCACACTGTCTCTGTAGGTGTGGGGGGTCCAGAGCCCTACTGCCAGGAAGCTGATGGCTATGACTATACCGTTAGCCCCTATGCCATCACCCCGCCACCTGCCGCAGGAGAACTGCCTGAACAGGAGTCAGTTGAGGCTCAGCAATATCAGTCTTGGGGGCCAGGTGAGGATGGGCAACCGAGCCCTGGTGTGGATACACAGATCTTCGAGGACCCACGGGAGTTCCTGAGCCACCTGGAAGAGTACCTGCGGCAGGTGGGTGGCTCTGAAGAATATTGGCTGTCCCAGATCCAGAACCACATGAATGGGCCAGCCAAGAAGTGGTGGGAGTTCAAGCAGGGCTCGGTGAAGAACTGGGTGGAGTTCAAGAAGGAGTTTCTGCAATACAGTGAGGGTACACTCTCCCGTGAAGCCATTCAGCGGGAGCTGGAGCTGCCGCAGAAGCAGGGTGAACCACTCGACCAGTTCCTCTGGCGCAAGCGGGACCTGTACCAGACACTGTATGTGGACgctgaggaggaggagatcaTTCAGTATGTGGTGGGCACCCTGCAGCCCAAACTCAAGCGCTTTCTGCGCCACCCACTCCCCAAGACCCTGGAGCAGCTTATCCAGAGGGGTATGGAAGTGCAGGACGGCCTGGAGCAGGCAGCTGAGCCTTCTGGCACCCCACTGCCCACAGAGGATGAGACGGAGGCACTCACACCTGCTCTTACCAGCGAGTCAGTAGCCAGTGACAGGACCCAGCCTGAATAG